From Actinomyces sp. oral taxon 171 str. F0337, one genomic window encodes:
- a CDS encoding ABC transporter ATP-binding protein, which translates to MVTTEGLTRTYNGVNAVDGLNLSVPSGGIYGFLGPNGAGKSTTMKLLLGLTRPTSGRMSVLGRPVSQRHPLSPGTIGSLIEGPSYYPSLTGKENLAMVASYLGLASNRVQHALATVNLVGQENKQVKHYSMGMKQRLGLAMALLSNPALMLLDEPTNGLDPAGVAEIRQLIVTLARQEGVTIIVSSHILSEIEQMADTVGIICAGRLRYQGTLAGLRDDGVIELLVSEPAAVAALLTSLGVTHEVRDGAVRTPMMPDDVVGELITRIVSSGTTVYRVQTVRKTLEQAFLELTEPVLAPQPPLASQEVNR; encoded by the coding sequence GTGGTAACCACCGAGGGACTGACCCGCACCTACAACGGCGTCAACGCCGTCGACGGCTTGAACCTGTCCGTGCCCTCCGGCGGCATCTACGGCTTCCTGGGCCCCAACGGAGCCGGCAAGTCCACCACGATGAAGCTCCTGCTAGGACTGACCCGGCCAACGTCGGGCCGCATGAGTGTCCTGGGACGCCCGGTCAGCCAGCGCCACCCCCTGTCGCCGGGAACCATCGGCTCCCTCATCGAGGGTCCCTCCTACTACCCGAGCCTGACCGGCAAGGAGAACCTGGCCATGGTGGCCTCCTACCTGGGGCTGGCCTCCAACCGCGTCCAGCACGCCCTGGCCACCGTCAACCTCGTCGGCCAGGAGAACAAGCAGGTCAAGCACTACTCCATGGGCATGAAGCAGCGCCTGGGACTGGCCATGGCGCTGCTGTCGAACCCGGCCCTCATGCTCCTGGACGAGCCGACCAACGGTCTCGACCCCGCCGGGGTGGCCGAGATCCGCCAGCTCATCGTCACCCTGGCCCGTCAGGAGGGCGTGACGATCATCGTCTCCTCCCACATTCTGTCCGAGATCGAGCAGATGGCCGACACCGTCGGCATCATCTGCGCCGGACGCCTGCGCTACCAGGGCACCCTGGCCGGACTGCGCGACGACGGGGTCATCGAGCTACTCGTCTCCGAGCCCGCGGCCGTCGCCGCGCTCCTGACCTCCCTGGGGGTGACCCACGAGGTGCGGGACGGTGCCGTGCGCACCCCCATGATGCCCGACGACGTCGTCGGCGAGCTCATCACCCGCATCGTCTCCTCCGGAACGACCGTCTACCGGGTCCAGACCGTACGCAAGACTCTCGAGCAGGCCTTCCTGGAGCTGACCGAGCCGGTCCTGGCCCCCCAGCCGCCCCTCGCCTCTCAGGAGGTCAACCGATGA